A single genomic interval of Microbacterium sp. LWO14-1.2 harbors:
- a CDS encoding histidine kinase: MAYRPRRERGTRAIRLGRGEKLIAVERFFVLAILVTILTVDVIGYFVPPGVDPFVAAIGVATTLSLALYLWSPLYATCALALVFALSFLTGSESQVLTAAAFAAGLIMRLGWNALIFSYAGLFLVATAIVVSADSEGPANITVGIFLIGAAVSGAVGYALRLAFARGRKLEIELAEKAEQERQAVLAERRWIAGELHDSIAHHLTVVSLHVQMLDDDKASESSQEAIRIAARKAMTDLRFVIDLADDGPRSSGMPAGDLAASITEAKEELESAGHSVRLGGDPADERIPRAAEIIFARIMRESATNALKYAGQGEIEILLDVTDESAALTISSPLSATPRRELSSSRTGIGRMAERVLGASGEFDAGEVDGRWVVAARLPIARQAVRASEEPAPAPPNPPRTR, encoded by the coding sequence ATGGCTTATCGTCCGAGAAGGGAGCGCGGAACACGCGCGATACGACTCGGACGGGGTGAGAAGCTGATCGCGGTAGAACGCTTCTTCGTTCTCGCGATCCTCGTGACGATCCTGACCGTCGATGTGATCGGGTACTTCGTCCCTCCGGGGGTGGACCCGTTCGTCGCCGCAATCGGAGTAGCCACGACACTGTCGCTCGCCTTGTATCTCTGGTCGCCTCTCTATGCGACATGCGCGCTCGCACTCGTGTTCGCGCTCTCGTTCCTCACGGGCAGTGAGTCCCAGGTCTTGACCGCCGCCGCCTTCGCGGCGGGTCTGATCATGCGTCTGGGGTGGAACGCCCTGATCTTCTCCTATGCCGGGCTCTTCCTCGTTGCGACCGCGATCGTCGTGTCGGCGGATTCAGAAGGCCCGGCCAACATCACCGTCGGCATCTTCCTCATCGGGGCTGCCGTCTCCGGCGCGGTCGGTTACGCACTGCGCCTGGCTTTCGCCCGAGGGCGCAAGCTCGAGATCGAACTGGCCGAGAAGGCCGAACAAGAACGTCAAGCAGTGCTCGCCGAGCGGCGTTGGATCGCCGGCGAGCTCCACGACAGCATCGCGCACCACCTCACGGTGGTGTCTTTGCATGTGCAGATGCTCGACGACGACAAGGCGAGCGAGTCGTCCCAGGAGGCGATCCGCATCGCCGCACGCAAGGCGATGACCGACCTCCGCTTCGTCATCGACCTCGCAGACGACGGACCGCGCTCGTCGGGCATGCCCGCGGGCGACCTCGCGGCCTCGATCACCGAGGCGAAAGAGGAACTGGAATCCGCCGGTCACTCCGTGCGCCTCGGCGGAGACCCCGCAGACGAACGCATCCCGCGCGCAGCGGAGATCATCTTCGCGCGCATCATGCGCGAGTCCGCCACCAACGCGCTCAAGTACGCGGGCCAGGGCGAGATCGAGATCCTCCTCGACGTCACAGACGAGTCCGCCGCGCTCACCATCAGCAGCCCCCTCTCGGCCACCCCTCGCCGCGAGCTCTCATCGAGCCGCACGGGGATCGGACGCATGGCAGAGCGGGTCCTCGGCGCCAGCGGCGAATTCGACGCGGGCGAGGTCGACGGCCGATGGGTCGTCGCCGCGCGCCTGCCGATCGCGCGTCAGGCCGTGCGCGCATCGGAGGAGCCCGCACCGGCTCCACCGAATCCGCCGCGCACCAGATAG
- a CDS encoding GntR family transcriptional regulator, translated as MAEAVYTQIADELREQIASGALRPGDDVPTEAELAERWRTSRGPIRNALARLRTEGLIETGRGRPARVVAVKANQAVDVSVPFTRWARDLGVTPGAETQELSLRRAGERAELLGVAPDDTIVSVVRLRLLDGRPTMLERLFYTEVPGRRLFEVDTDEVSITEYLASIGHPIVGLEHQIDAVAADAQDAALLRVAQGTPILRLSRISRDADGRIFEASEDRYLSEVVRFTVAASGISTDGHYMRAVGG; from the coding sequence GTGGCCGAAGCTGTGTACACCCAGATCGCCGATGAGCTGAGGGAGCAGATCGCCTCCGGCGCCCTCCGCCCCGGAGACGACGTGCCGACCGAGGCAGAGCTCGCCGAGAGGTGGCGCACGTCTCGCGGACCGATCCGCAACGCGCTGGCCCGCCTGCGCACCGAGGGGCTGATCGAGACCGGCCGCGGACGACCGGCGCGCGTGGTCGCCGTGAAGGCCAATCAGGCGGTCGACGTGTCGGTGCCGTTCACGCGCTGGGCGCGCGACCTGGGCGTGACGCCCGGGGCGGAGACGCAGGAGCTCAGTCTCCGGCGCGCGGGTGAGCGCGCCGAGCTGCTCGGCGTCGCGCCCGACGACACGATCGTCAGCGTCGTACGACTGAGGCTGCTGGATGGACGTCCGACCATGCTCGAGCGTCTCTTCTATACGGAGGTCCCGGGTCGACGCCTGTTCGAGGTCGACACCGACGAGGTCTCGATCACGGAGTATCTGGCGTCGATCGGGCATCCCATCGTCGGCTTGGAGCACCAGATCGACGCGGTGGCGGCCGATGCTCAGGATGCTGCGCTGCTGCGCGTCGCGCAGGGAACGCCGATCCTGCGGCTCAGCCGGATCTCGCGGGACGCCGACGGGCGGATCTTCGAAGCGTCGGAAGACAGGTATCTGAGCGAAGTCGTGCGTTTCACCGTGGCTGCGTCCGGCATCTCGACCGATGGGCATTACATGCGCGCGGTCGGCGGCTGA
- a CDS encoding phosphate/phosphite/phosphonate ABC transporter substrate-binding protein: MKLRALSVLAGAAVLALGLAGCSGAAEATGTDADSAQAGSGFAVDENTLVFGVVPDSVDTETNYQPLMDYIAEITGKTVEYHESTDYAALIEAAVAGKVDVASFSGFTYVTATNNGAKLTPISSIVTEEGQEPGYYSQAIVPADSDISSIEDFSGKKVCFVDPSSTSGYLFPSYNLLEAGIDPKTDITPVFAGKHDVSVQKVGEGVECEVGFAEDSEVEKSDAVKVIDETMVPGAPLVYSSTLPDDVSQKLIDGLGEITIDDIIAAGIDGADTDSFRSVFYATKPVDDAYYDLIRDICTETEAEQCQA, translated from the coding sequence ATGAAGCTTCGCGCTCTCTCCGTTCTCGCCGGTGCGGCGGTCCTCGCGCTCGGCCTCGCCGGGTGTTCCGGCGCCGCCGAGGCGACCGGAACCGACGCCGACTCCGCGCAGGCGGGCAGCGGTTTCGCGGTCGACGAGAACACGCTCGTCTTCGGCGTCGTGCCCGACTCGGTCGACACCGAGACGAACTACCAGCCCCTCATGGACTACATCGCCGAGATCACCGGCAAGACCGTCGAATACCACGAGTCGACCGACTACGCCGCGCTGATCGAAGCGGCCGTCGCCGGCAAGGTCGACGTCGCATCGTTCTCGGGCTTCACCTACGTCACCGCCACGAACAACGGCGCGAAGCTCACCCCGATCTCGTCCATCGTGACCGAGGAGGGGCAGGAGCCGGGCTACTACTCGCAGGCCATCGTCCCCGCCGACAGCGACATCTCGAGCATCGAGGACTTCTCGGGCAAGAAGGTCTGCTTCGTGGACCCGTCGTCGACCTCGGGGTACCTGTTCCCCTCGTACAACCTGCTCGAGGCGGGCATCGACCCGAAGACCGACATCACGCCCGTCTTCGCGGGCAAGCACGACGTGAGCGTGCAGAAGGTCGGCGAGGGCGTCGAGTGCGAGGTCGGCTTCGCGGAGGACTCCGAGGTCGAGAAGTCGGATGCCGTGAAGGTCATCGACGAGACCATGGTCCCCGGCGCTCCGCTCGTCTACTCCTCGACGCTGCCCGACGACGTCTCCCAGAAGCTCATCGACGGACTCGGCGAGATCACCATCGACGACATCATCGCCGCCGGGATCGACGGAGCGGACACCGACTCGTTCCGCAGCGTCTTCTACGCCACCAAGCCGGTCGACGACGCGTACTACGACCTCATCCGCGACATCTGCACCGAGACCGAAGCGGAGCAGTGCCAGGCCTGA
- the phnC gene encoding phosphonate ABC transporter ATP-binding protein produces MNTASDALIRLDGVTKTFGSTTALRGASLQVARGEIVVLLGLSGSGKSTLLRHLDGLEIPTSGTVEVLGAAVPSLSGAALRALRRRVGFIFQQFELVPSLTVLENVLTGSLSTVRGPRLGLWGYSRASKLRALEHLDRVGLLDRAYQRSDTLSGGQQQRVAIARALMQKPDILLADEPVASLDPESSEQVMALIRQIAADEGLTVVCSLHQVDLAISWADRIVGLRHGEIVLDTPTTALTKAEVMEIYGRVATTTAELRAVQDELADAALTSAERVTTP; encoded by the coding sequence ATGAACACGGCATCCGATGCCCTGATCCGCCTCGACGGCGTGACCAAGACCTTCGGCTCGACCACGGCTCTGCGCGGCGCCTCGCTGCAGGTCGCGCGCGGCGAGATCGTCGTGCTGCTCGGCCTGTCGGGTTCGGGCAAGTCGACCCTGCTCCGCCACCTCGACGGCCTCGAGATCCCCACCTCGGGGACGGTCGAGGTGCTGGGCGCAGCGGTCCCCTCGCTCAGCGGCGCAGCGCTGCGCGCACTACGCCGCCGCGTCGGGTTCATCTTCCAGCAGTTCGAGCTCGTGCCCTCGCTCACCGTGCTCGAGAACGTGCTCACCGGCTCGCTCTCGACGGTGCGCGGCCCGCGGCTCGGGCTGTGGGGGTATTCGAGGGCATCGAAGCTGCGCGCGCTCGAGCACCTCGACCGCGTGGGACTGCTCGACCGCGCCTACCAGCGCAGCGACACGCTCTCGGGCGGACAGCAGCAGCGCGTCGCGATCGCTCGGGCGCTCATGCAGAAGCCCGACATCCTGCTTGCAGACGAGCCCGTCGCCTCGCTCGATCCTGAGTCCAGCGAGCAGGTCATGGCGCTGATCCGCCAGATCGCCGCAGACGAGGGCCTCACCGTCGTCTGCAGCCTGCACCAGGTCGACCTGGCGATCTCGTGGGCCGACCGCATCGTCGGCCTGCGGCACGGCGAGATCGTGCTCGACACCCCGACCACCGCGCTCACGAAGGCGGAGGTCATGGAGATCTACGGCAGGGTCGCGACGACCACCGCCGAGCTGCGCGCTGTGCAGGACGAGCTCGCGGATGCGGCGCTCACGTCCGCGGAGAGGGTGACGACGCCATGA
- a CDS encoding ABC transporter permease subunit — protein MTIVGPSAGSATREGSNTPSGAGNRGIADRAPRRPVSPERIAAGLTLIALVVLGILAVNEVGISIPAMVQSWGNAENFMARVGSLSFPEFGDLVWLIALTVGLVLVGTLLAAVLSVPIAYLAASNTTPGTGWRAAARFVGVLTRALPDVVLAMAFVLMFSLGTLPGILAIGIHSIGMISKMFADAIEQIDEGPRLAIRAAGGSRMQEFAAGILPQVLPSWVATVLHRNDINLRGSVVLGYVGVAGLGLEMSYAFKALNYGKGLGIALVIFVLCIVMEIVSSMVRGAMLGNRKHTRSWIDRIIHPWLRDADAVAPVPARPAWAASPQTAVRRPWTAERARNTAGMVVAVLVIVGSVVVSQITWMDLFTFWAKLPDVAARFWPPSFGSYDASAMLLAMRDTVAIALAATVLTLLPSLLLGSLAARNVAPSSGIRGAARLLLVGIRGIPELILAIVLVVITGLGAQAGVIALAIGGIGLLGKLIADSFEEVDGGPERALLAVGATRLQTYASATVPQGMQALIGHSFYMLDTNIRAATILGIVGGGGVGYYLLNASQGSRYETVTAIVLMILVTVLVVEGLAMWMRKVFR, from the coding sequence ATGACGATCGTCGGTCCGTCGGCAGGCTCAGCGACGCGGGAGGGTTCGAACACCCCGAGCGGTGCCGGGAACCGAGGCATCGCCGACCGCGCCCCGCGCCGCCCCGTCTCGCCCGAGCGCATCGCGGCCGGCCTCACCCTGATCGCACTGGTCGTGCTCGGCATCCTCGCGGTGAACGAGGTGGGCATCTCGATCCCCGCGATGGTGCAGAGCTGGGGCAACGCCGAGAACTTCATGGCCCGCGTCGGCAGTCTGTCGTTCCCGGAGTTCGGCGACCTCGTCTGGCTCATCGCCCTCACGGTCGGCCTCGTGCTCGTCGGAACGCTGCTCGCCGCTGTGCTGTCGGTGCCGATCGCCTACCTGGCGGCCTCCAACACGACCCCGGGTACAGGGTGGCGCGCCGCCGCGCGCTTCGTGGGCGTGCTCACCCGCGCTCTGCCCGACGTGGTGCTGGCGATGGCGTTCGTGCTCATGTTCTCGCTCGGCACGCTCCCGGGCATCCTCGCCATCGGCATCCACTCGATCGGCATGATCTCGAAGATGTTCGCCGATGCGATCGAGCAGATCGACGAGGGGCCGCGCCTCGCGATCCGCGCGGCCGGCGGATCGCGGATGCAGGAGTTCGCCGCCGGCATCCTGCCGCAGGTCCTCCCGAGCTGGGTCGCCACCGTGCTGCACCGCAACGACATCAACCTGCGGGGCAGCGTCGTGCTCGGCTACGTGGGCGTCGCGGGTCTGGGACTCGAGATGTCCTACGCGTTCAAGGCCCTCAATTACGGCAAGGGTCTCGGCATCGCGCTCGTGATCTTCGTGCTCTGCATCGTCATGGAGATCGTGTCGAGCATGGTGCGCGGCGCGATGCTCGGCAACCGGAAGCACACCCGCTCATGGATCGACCGCATCATCCACCCGTGGCTGCGGGATGCGGATGCCGTGGCGCCCGTCCCCGCACGACCGGCGTGGGCCGCCTCGCCGCAGACCGCAGTGCGCCGACCGTGGACCGCCGAGCGCGCACGCAACACCGCCGGCATGGTCGTCGCGGTGCTCGTCATCGTCGGCAGCGTCGTGGTCAGTCAGATCACCTGGATGGACCTCTTCACGTTCTGGGCGAAGCTGCCCGACGTCGCCGCGAGGTTCTGGCCGCCGTCCTTCGGCAGCTACGACGCATCCGCCATGCTCCTCGCGATGCGCGACACCGTGGCGATCGCGCTCGCGGCGACCGTGCTCACACTCCTCCCGTCGCTGCTGCTCGGCTCTCTCGCCGCGCGCAACGTGGCGCCGAGCTCCGGCATCCGCGGTGCGGCTCGTCTGCTGCTGGTCGGCATCCGCGGCATCCCCGAGCTCATCCTCGCGATCGTGCTCGTCGTCATCACGGGGCTCGGTGCCCAGGCCGGTGTGATCGCCCTCGCGATCGGAGGCATCGGGCTGCTCGGCAAGCTCATCGCCGACTCGTTCGAGGAGGTCGACGGCGGACCAGAGCGGGCGCTGCTCGCCGTCGGAGCCACGCGACTGCAGACCTATGCCTCGGCGACCGTCCCGCAGGGGATGCAGGCTCTGATCGGGCACAGCTTCTACATGCTCGACACGAACATCCGTGCGGCGACCATCCTCGGCATCGTCGGCGGCGGGGGAGTGGGCTACTACCTGCTTAACGCGAGTCAGGGGTCGCGCTACGAGACCGTCACGGCCATCGTGCTCATGATCCTCGTCACGGTGCTCGTCGTCGAAGGGCTCGCGATGTGGATGCGGAAGGTGTTCCGATGA
- a CDS encoding TIGR03364 family FAD-dependent oxidoreductase — protein MTGAHDTADLVVIGSGIVGLGAAYAAVRRGLRVIVVDRSDAPVGATIRNFGHLCIGAQSGEARRYADASRELWLRLARDAGFWLQESGTLVAARHSDEMAVLENAAEDGGIRMLDADELRRLAPLRAGGLVGGAHIETDLQTDPRAAAPAIVRHLAASGVDFRFRTAATGLSAGEVRTTRGAIAADAIVVAANHDIDQLLPEVAESHGVERCALDMMRAAVDLDRPLVAPLLTGWSLVRYGRFAEGPAAAVLRERLHSERPELAALDLNQMYTQLPDGTLILGDSHATATAPAPFQPEAAFTAFLAEAEELFEMPAPRVLERWQGVYAKAPGDFLVDTSTEGVLVLAATTGIGMTTGLGLAEENLTAAFGWAPAMEGTP, from the coding sequence ATGACCGGCGCTCACGACACGGCCGACCTGGTCGTGATCGGCTCGGGCATCGTCGGTCTCGGCGCCGCGTACGCCGCGGTCCGGCGTGGACTCCGCGTGATCGTCGTCGACCGCAGCGACGCCCCGGTCGGCGCGACGATCCGCAACTTCGGCCACCTCTGCATCGGCGCGCAGTCCGGAGAGGCCCGCCGCTATGCCGACGCATCGCGCGAGCTCTGGCTGCGCCTCGCCCGTGACGCCGGTTTCTGGCTGCAGGAGTCGGGCACGCTCGTCGCCGCACGGCACAGCGACGAGATGGCGGTGCTCGAGAACGCGGCGGAGGATGGCGGCATCCGGATGCTGGATGCCGACGAGCTGCGTCGGCTCGCCCCGCTCCGAGCCGGGGGTCTCGTCGGCGGTGCGCACATCGAGACGGACCTGCAGACCGACCCGCGGGCGGCCGCTCCGGCGATCGTGCGCCACCTCGCCGCGTCGGGAGTGGACTTCCGCTTCCGCACGGCGGCGACCGGCCTGTCGGCCGGCGAGGTCAGGACGACGCGGGGCGCGATCGCGGCGGACGCGATCGTGGTCGCCGCCAATCACGACATCGACCAGCTGCTCCCCGAGGTCGCCGAGAGCCACGGCGTCGAACGCTGCGCCCTCGACATGATGCGCGCGGCCGTCGATCTCGACCGCCCGCTCGTCGCACCGCTGCTGACGGGCTGGTCGCTGGTCCGGTACGGGCGCTTCGCCGAGGGGCCGGCCGCGGCCGTGCTGCGCGAGCGTCTGCACTCCGAGCGCCCCGAGCTCGCCGCCCTCGACCTCAACCAGATGTACACGCAGCTGCCGGACGGCACGCTCATCCTCGGCGACTCGCACGCCACGGCCACCGCGCCGGCTCCCTTCCAGCCGGAGGCGGCGTTCACCGCCTTCCTGGCCGAGGCGGAGGAGCTGTTCGAGATGCCGGCTCCCCGCGTGCTCGAGCGGTGGCAGGGGGTCTACGCGAAGGCACCGGGCGACTTCCTCGTCGACACGAGCACCGAGGGGGTGCTCGTGCTCGCCGCGACGACGGGGATCGGCATGACGACGGGGCTGGGGCTCGCCGAAGAGAATCTCACCGCCGCCTTCGGGTGGGCACCAGCGATGGAAGGAACACCATGA
- a CDS encoding HAD family hydrolase, translating into MTAPFGSPTPEAVPVELVVLDMAGTTVRDDGVVESAFQRAAERTGVADRMPWDDALAYVRDTMGQSKIDVFTHLAGGDVAAAHRATASFEGAYAEIVAEQGVTPIAGAADAIQGLKDSGLAVALTTGFAPVTRDALIDGLGWRGLVDLALSPVDAGRGRPAPDLVLTALLRTGTSSVAAVAVAGDTVSDVQSGRRAGAGFVAGVLTGAHDVRALTAAGADAVLSDVTALRGSLAEHGLLGAVTATP; encoded by the coding sequence ATGACCGCTCCGTTCGGATCCCCGACACCCGAGGCCGTGCCCGTCGAACTCGTCGTGCTCGACATGGCCGGCACCACCGTGCGCGACGACGGCGTCGTCGAGAGCGCGTTCCAGCGCGCGGCCGAGCGCACCGGCGTCGCCGATCGGATGCCGTGGGACGACGCTCTCGCATATGTGCGCGACACCATGGGTCAGTCGAAGATCGACGTCTTCACCCATCTCGCCGGCGGCGACGTGGCAGCCGCCCACCGCGCGACCGCCTCGTTCGAGGGGGCGTACGCCGAGATCGTTGCCGAGCAGGGCGTCACCCCGATCGCGGGCGCGGCCGATGCGATCCAGGGCCTCAAGGATTCCGGCCTGGCGGTCGCGCTGACGACCGGCTTCGCGCCCGTCACCCGCGACGCGCTGATCGACGGTCTCGGCTGGCGCGGACTGGTCGACCTCGCTCTCTCCCCGGTGGACGCGGGCAGGGGGCGTCCCGCGCCCGACCTCGTGCTCACGGCCCTGCTGCGCACGGGGACCTCCTCGGTCGCCGCCGTCGCCGTCGCGGGCGACACGGTCAGCGACGTCCAGTCCGGACGCCGAGCCGGCGCGGGCTTCGTCGCCGGCGTGCTCACCGGTGCCCACGACGTGCGGGCGCTGACCGCCGCCGGGGCGGATGCCGTGCTGTCCGACGTCACGGCTCTGCGCGGATCGCTCGCCGAGCACGGTCTCCTCGGCGCCGTCACCGCCACCCCGTGA